A region of the Bacteroidales bacterium genome:
AAACAAAGTGAAGGAGAGAACCCTCTTTAGTAAAAAAGGCTTATCTGGTTTTTTAAAGGGATATCTCTCTTCGCCCGATATGACAGGATTAAACAATGGAATAGAAATGAATTACCATTAACAAAGAGCATAAAATTTAATGAGCCATTTGGAATCCCATATTGGCTCTTTTTTTTACATTTGCAAAGCAAAAAATATTGGTAATGATAAAAGACTTTAAAGGCACTGCATACAAACTAAAAAGTTTTAAAACAGGAAATGAGTTTAGTGATAAAGGATGGACATTAGACGCACCACACGAAACTGAACCAACACTTATTCGTGCTATCTACGAAAAGAAACAATTGGAATTGGGAGATGAATCCCAAGGATTCTACAAATTTTCCGACTGGCTCCCTATTCATAAAACACTGGAAGGTTCTGCCCCTCCTATTACTTTCAAAAGTGAAGGACTAGCTAAAGCTCTTGACTTGACTAATTTATATATCACGTTTAGTGGGTATTGGCCAGAAAAAGGAGCTTATATGAAAACCTGCTCTTTTAAAGAAACTGAGGCTTATGCGGTACTTGGTAGAATGCCCGAAAATTTTGATAAAATTTTGGTTGTTGCTTCCGCTGGAAATACAGCGCGTTCTTTTGCCAAAGTTTGTTCTGAAAATAATATCCCTTTACTATTATTTGTTCCAGAAGAAAATTTAGATGCCCTTTGGTTTGATGCACCCATCAGAGATAATGTTAAACTAGTTAGTTCAGCAAAAGGAAGCGATTATTTTGATGCCATTCATTTATCAAATATTGCATGCGAAATGGATGAATATATTCCTGAAGGTGGCGCTAAAAATATTGCCCGCAGAGATGGTATGGGAACCACAATACTTTCCGCGGCAACAACAATTGGACAAATTCCAGATTATTATTTTCAAGGTGTAGGAAGTGCAACAGGAGCTATTTCAGCCTGGGAAGCAAATCTTCGATTATTGGAAGATGGGCGGTTTGGCAATACAAAAATGAAATTGCTTGTTTCTCAGAATTTGCCTTTTCAGCCGCTTTACGATGCTTGGAAAAAAGATTCCAGAGCTCTGCTCCCGATGGATGATAACCTTGCTCGTGAACAAGTAGAAACCATTCTAGCTAAAGTGTTGAGTAACCGCAAGCCCAATTATTCTATTTATGGCGGTCTTTATGATGCACTAAGAGATAGCGATGGAGACGTTCTAATAGCAAATAATGAAGATGCATTGGCTGCTTCTAAACTTTTTGAAGAAACTGAAGGCATTGATATTCATATTGCCGCAGCCGTTGCTGTAGCCAGCCTTAAGGATGCTGTTGAATCTAAAAAGGTAGACAAAGACGCAATAATCATGTTAAATATAACTGGTGGTGGCGAAACTAGATTTGCTTCAGAAATAAAACATAGACACTACCTAAAACCTATCCTTACTTTTGATTTTAATCCTAATCCGGAAGAAGTAAAAGCAAAACTAAAAGGCTTGTTTTAAAAATCGAGAGCTTTGCAAAACTCTCAAATCCTTAAAACTGATAAAAAAAAAGCGTTATTGAAATTTCAATAACGCTTTTTCTTTTTAAGAAATTACAACTAGCCTCTATCAATAATTCTAAGCTTATCTTTCAAACTTAAAATATCTGCTTTAGCTCGTTTAATTTTCTTTTCAAACTCCATTTTCAAAACGTCGGCATTTTTGCTATTTGCAAAGAAACCTAAGTTATTTTCCCATAACAAAACATCTTCTTTAAGCTTATCCATATTTTTCTGAATACCATAGCGTTCACGATTAAGTTGATAACTGTCATCTTTCTCTTTCATGCTATGAATCTTCTCTTTGAATCCTGAATGTTTAAAATCAATTCTGGAAATATTAAACTTATCCAATTGCATATCAATAGCCTCACGATAAGCTTTATTTAACTTATCCATTTCTTTTCTGGGTACATTGCCTATTTCATGCCATCTTTTTTGGAAAGATTTTATCATCTCCAAATTTTCAGTTTTATCCTCTCCAAACTTGGCAGATTTAATTTCTTCAATCAAAGCACTTTTAAGTTTAGAATTTTTACCTTCGGCCTCAACAAGTCCTTTATAATAATTCGACTTTGCTTCAAAAAAAGTATCGCAAGCTTTACGAAAGCGTTTCCATACGGCATCAGAATATTTTCGGGGAACCGGACCAATAGATTTCCAGTTTTTTTGCATTTTGATTAATGCTTCTGTTGTCCTTTTCCAGTTAGTATCATTTTGCAAAGCTTCAGCCTGAACACAAATAGCCAATTTCTGTTGATAATTATGTGTCTGCTCTTCTTTAATTTCTCCAAAAAACTGCTTCTTAGCAACAAAGAAAGAATTCAGATATCCTTTAAAACGCTGCCAAACCTCTTCATTAACTTTTCTGGGAGTCGGGCCTATGGTTTTCCAAACTTTAAACAAATCGTTTAATATCTCTGTATTCTTATTCCATTCTTTTATTGAAGAGCACTCCTTATAACTAATAGCTTCAGCTTTCTCGCATAGAGCTAATTTAGATTGATAATTATCTTCCAGTTTATCTTGTAATTGTTTATAATATTCTCTGCGAAGCAGATTAATTTTATCGGTAGTAGCTTTAAAACGATCCCACAATTCTTCTTTCATATTAGAAGGAACAGGACCTATCACTTTCCATTCTTCGTGATATTTTTGAAGTAGTTTAAAAGATTTAGTAACTGATTTTTCGAGCAAAAGTTCTTCTGCTTTTTCGCATAAAGCCACTTTTAGTTTTACATTCTTTTTCAGATCTAAATCACGTAATTCATTACTAATCTTCACCTTGTCAAAAAATTTCTCGACAAGAAAATGGTAATTACGCCACAATTCTCCCATTTCATTTTTGGGAATCATTCCTATTTCTCTCCAACGATCTTGAATTTCTTTAAATTGGTCGTAAGTAGATTTTAGGGTCTCATCAGAACTAACAAGAGTAC
Encoded here:
- a CDS encoding cysteate synthase; amino-acid sequence: MIKDFKGTAYKLKSFKTGNEFSDKGWTLDAPHETEPTLIRAIYEKKQLELGDESQGFYKFSDWLPIHKTLEGSAPPITFKSEGLAKALDLTNLYITFSGYWPEKGAYMKTCSFKETEAYAVLGRMPENFDKILVVASAGNTARSFAKVCSENNIPLLLFVPEENLDALWFDAPIRDNVKLVSSAKGSDYFDAIHLSNIACEMDEYIPEGGAKNIARRDGMGTTILSAATTIGQIPDYYFQGVGSATGAISAWEANLRLLEDGRFGNTKMKLLVSQNLPFQPLYDAWKKDSRALLPMDDNLAREQVETILAKVLSNRKPNYSIYGGLYDALRDSDGDVLIANNEDALAASKLFEETEGIDIHIAAAVAVASLKDAVESKKVDKDAIIMLNITGGGETRFASEIKHRHYLKPILTFDFNPNPEEVKAKLKGLF
- a CDS encoding DUF349 domain-containing protein, with protein sequence MENKEQSNQNLEEVNKPNQEENAEAAENAVENHTETESPNANISEETTEEQGEKNKVEITNVDTEESYDLGADESLNVSEENSEEEQEDDDIEVEAETEEEDAELSDEAFEEQYKDATLTDILAAFELLFEDESLKKIRSKVVILRRLIDAKLSEVEKLALEKFIKNGGHEAEYVSQETEEHIRYNKVLGIYRARRAKFRAQQEREQSDNLAKKKELLEELRTLVSSDETLKSTYDQFKEIQDRWREIGMIPKNEMGELWRNYHFLVEKFFDKVKISNELRDLDLKKNVKLKVALCEKAEELLLEKSVTKSFKLLQKYHEEWKVIGPVPSNMKEELWDRFKATTDKINLLRREYYKQLQDKLEDNYQSKLALCEKAEAISYKECSSIKEWNKNTEILNDLFKVWKTIGPTPRKVNEEVWQRFKGYLNSFFVAKKQFFGEIKEEQTHNYQQKLAICVQAEALQNDTNWKRTTEALIKMQKNWKSIGPVPRKYSDAVWKRFRKACDTFFEAKSNYYKGLVEAEGKNSKLKSALIEEIKSAKFGEDKTENLEMIKSFQKRWHEIGNVPRKEMDKLNKAYREAIDMQLDKFNISRIDFKHSGFKEKIHSMKEKDDSYQLNRERYGIQKNMDKLKEDVLLWENNLGFFANSKNADVLKMEFEKKIKRAKADILSLKDKLRIIDRG